A segment of the Streptomyces sp. P9-A2 genome:
CCGGGTCCTGGCGGTACCGGGCGGGAAGAGGTTGCCACTGGGTATCGAGTACGTTCCGTCGGCGTCGACCTTGATGCGCAGGACTTTTCCACGCAGGTCATTGGTGTTGCCGGAGGAACGCTGGGCGTCGTAGGCGGGGTTGCGGGTCGCACGCTCGTCGATCGGGGTGTAGCCGTCGGAGGCGAACGGGTTGGTGTCGTCACCGGTCGACAGGTAGAGGTTGCCCGCCGCGTCGAAGTCGATGTCGCCGCCGACGTGGCAGCAGATGCCACGGGACGCCTGGACGTCGAGGATCTTTTTCTCGCTGGTGGGGTCCAGGGTGCCGTCGGTCTTCAGGACGAACCGGGAGAGTCGGTTGACACCGTCGAACGGCGTGAAGTCGGAGGCCGATCCGTCAGAGGGTGCGTCACCGCTCGGAGTGCTCAGCTTGGGGGCGTAGTACAGGTAGACGAAGCGGTTGGAGGCGAAGGCCGGGTCCACCGCGACGCCTTGCAGGCCTTCCTCGTCATGGCTGTAGACGTCGAGTCTGCCCGCCACCTTCGTGTTTCCGGCTCCGTCCGTGAGCCGGACGGAGCCGTCGCGCGAGGTGTGCAGTACGGAACGGTCCGGCAGCACGGTCAGGGTCATGGGCTCGCCCGTTTCGGCCACCCCCTTGGCGAGCGTGACCTGCTGGAACTCCGCGACCGCTGCCCTGGGGCCGTCGGCCGGGCCCGGCGGTGCGGCAGCCGCTGCTCCCGGTGTCAAGCAACCGGTGGCACACGCCACGGCCAGCGCTAACAAGCGGACGAGTCCGGGTCTGAGCAGTTTTGTGCGCACAGACGTCTCCCGAGGTGTGGGGTAGACAACAGGACATGATCAGTCCTGTCGAGGGGAGCATCGGCGCGCGCCGTCGCGCCGTCGAGCCAGGCTTCAGATGCATGACCGGTTCGATTCAAGGAAGTTAGCGGCCTTGGTTCCGGCGCGTAACCCCTTTCGTGAGAGATCTCTCGACTTTCTCCTTGATCGGGACAAAGCTCGCGGGGTGTCGGATGTGGGATCTTGCCCATCGCCGCCCGTTGCCGTCCGTTGCCGTCCGGACAAAATCGCTGGAGCGCTCGGACCAGCCGGTGGCCTCGCGTGGAAGAAGTACATCTCCCCGTGGGCGAAGGACACCACGCCCTCAATCACCAACGGGGCAGCTCGAGGCACTTGCCATCCTCTGCAATTCGTCCTGGGGCGGGTTCGTCCATGCGGATCCAGGCGAGCTCCTGCGAATTCAGCGCGGCCGGGCGGTCCAGCGTCGCCTGCCGGCCGGGGTCCGGCCGGCAGCATTACCGGTCTCCCTTCCCAGGCGCCGAGGCAGTTCACCAAGGCCTGCCCGATGGGTCCGCGGGGTGCGTTTTGTCCGGCTCCTGAGCTATGGCGCTACGGAGAACAAGCTCACGCGCGAGGCCGGCGCCTTCATTAATTTCCGGGACTACAAGTTCCAGGTGGAGTTACCCCGGCCTGTCAGACACTGATGGGCTTGCGATCCATGCGGCTGTGCAGAGCACCCCATGTGGCGCCTTCGCGGCGTGACGACGTTCGCACTCGGCCGGGCTGAGCCGGCCGTTCGCCGAATGGCGGCGCCGAGGGTTACAGAAGCCTTCGATGCAGGCAACGCAGCTGCGGGACGGAGACTTACGAGGCCAGCCGCCCTCGTGCGTGGTGACCGGAGTCGGTCGGCCCGACGCCGCTTTCGGGCCGGCTGATCTCGGCCCACACCGCGTCGAGGGAGAGGCCGAGGACGTCGGCGATCGCCGCGACGGTCGGGAAGGCGGGGGTGGCCACGCGGCCCGTCTCGATCTTACGGAGGGTCTCTGGTGAGACACGTGCGGCGAGCGCGGTATCGAGCATCGAGCGCTCTCCCCTGGCCCGGCGCAGGAGGGCGCCGAGGCGCTGTCCGCGTTCGATCTCTGCGGGAGTGAGCGGCAACCTGACCATGACCCCGATTCTAGTACCGGTACAGTATGGCCGGTATAGTTATTGGCCACATGAGAAGGGCGCCGCATGATCGAGATCCTGAACCCCACCCTGTTGGCCCGCGCAAGAGACACAGGTGCCCTGGTCGCCGACATCCTGCAGACGCTGAAGAGCCGTAGCGCGATCGGCACGAACCTTCTGGACGTCGACCGGTGGGCCAAGGCCATGATCGTCGAGGCGGGAGCCACGTCCTGTTACGTCGACTACGAGCCGTCCTTCGGACGCGGCCCGTTCGGTCACTACATCTGCACGGCCGTCAACGACGCCGTGCTCCACGGACGGCCGCACGACTACACGCTTGCCGACGGCGATCTGCTGACACTCGACCTCGCCGTCTCCCAAGGGGGAGTCGCTGCAGACGCTGCCATCAGCTTCATCGTGGGCGACGCAAAGCCCCCGGAGAGCGTCGCGATGATCAGCGCAACCGAACGCGCGCTGGCCGCAGGGATCGCCGCTGCCGGGCCCGGGGCCCGCATCGGCGACATCTCCCATGCCATCGGCACGGTCCTCAGCGGGGCGGGGTACCCGATCAACACCGAGTTCGGAGGTCATGGCATCGGATCGACGATGCACCAGGACCCGCACGTTTCGAACACCGGACGGCCTAGCCGTGGATACAAACTGCGCCCTGGGCTGCTGCTGGCACTGGAGCCGTGGGCCATGGCGGACACCGCCGAACTCGTCGTTGATGCCGACGGGTGGACACTCCGAAGCGCGACAGGCTGCCGGACGGCACACAGCGAGCACACGATCGCCATCACCGACGACGGAGCCGAAATCCTCACCTTGCCGAAGCAAGCACAGCCGTGAGGCCGGAGGCCCCCGTGCCCCTCTCCTCCAAACATCCCTCGGGCATGGGAATGGTCCAGCCGACCTCAGCCGCATGACCCGTACGGCGCCGTACCGCTGCGGGCGGCAGGAAGGCATCGGACATTGCCGAAGCCTGCAGCCTGTTCCCGTAGCCGTTGGATCTCGTCGCGCCGGGCAGTGAAGCCCCCCCTCCGGCCTGGACAGCCTGATACTGGGACGGAAGATCCCGGAGAAAGCAGTCGCAGGCAGTGAATAAAAGGGCAATACGGGCAAGCGGTGCATGCTGGAGTTCAAGCGGGATGCCGTCACGCCGGCGCTGTCGTCGGACAAGACAGTCACCGTGAAGTTTCCCCCAGGTCCTGGACAGCGGGTGTTTACGCTGCGGGGTGAACGCCGGTGCCGCCGAACTTCGTGATGGCGCCGTCCTGTTCCGCACGACGGACGATGCCGACCGCCTTGTCACCGCGTTGCGCCGGCAGGCGTACCAGCCGCCGGCCGTTCTTTCCGTGGACTCCGATGACGGCCACTGTGCTCATGGTTCCTACGCTCCTGCCGGGCTGGTCGTGCGGGTGTGCGTCACGGGTGCGCGGCTCCTGCGGCCATGGGCGCGCCACCGTGACGCGCGCCTGTCAGCCGGCTGACGTTCGCGTCGGCGCATGCCCGGCCGGCTGGCCGGGCGGGCGGCTCAGACCGGGAACGGCAGACCGGCGGCGTGGAACAGCCGGTCACACGAGTACGTGATCGACGAAGCACCAGCGCCAGTTCTCTCCGGGCTCATGTGTCCGCATCACGGGGTGTCCCGTTTCCCGGTGGTGCCCCGTCGCGTGCCGTCCCAGCGACGAGTCGCAGCAGCCGACGTGACCGCAGCTGAGACACAGACGCAACTGCACCGGATCCGTGCCGTCCCGCAGACACTCCGGACACGTCTCGGTGAGTGGGACGGGTTCCGGGAGCGGCAGCGCGTCGGCGTGCGTGCACTGTTTCATGATGGCCAGATTACGACGGCTGCGCAGATCACTGCGCGGATCACTGCGCGGAGATTCGGGGGTGGGCACGACATGGACGTGATGCCGCTGCTGTTGCTGGTGGCGGGCAGTGCCGCGATCTCCGCCGCCGCCAGACGCACTCCGGTGCCGGCCCCGCTGCTGGTGGTCGCCGCCGGTCTCGCGGTCAGCTACGTCCCCGGCGTGCCCGTCTACACGCTCGACCCGCACATCGTCCTCCCTCTCATCCTGCCCCCGCTGCTGCACACGGCTGCCACAGACAGCTCCTACCTCGGTCTGCGGGCGCAGCTGCGCCCGGTCGCGCTGCTGTCGGTGGGGTACGTGCTGTTCGCGACCTTCGTCGTCGGCTGGGCCCTGTACCTGCTCGTGCCGGGCCTGTCGCTCACCGCGGCTCTGGTGTTCGGTGCCGTGGTGGCCCCGCCGGACGCGGTCGCGGCGACGGCGGTGGCGCGCCGGGTCGGACTGCCGTCCCGGATCACCACGATCCTCCAGGGCGAGTCCCTGCTGAACGACGCCACCGCGATCACCGCGTTCCGGGTGGCCGTGGCGGCGGCCGTCGGCGAGGGCGCGACCTGGGCCGGGGGGATCGGGGAGTTCCTGCTCGCGGCGTTCGGCGGCCTCGCGTTCGGCCTGGTGTTGATGGTTCCGCTGCACTGGCTGCGCACCCACGTGAAGGAGGCGCTGCTGCAGAACACGCTCTCCCTGCTGATCCCGTTCGTCGCCTACGCCGCTGCCGAGCAGGTGCACGCCTCCGGGGTCATCGCGGTCGTGGTCGTCGCGCTCTTCCTGGGACACCGCGCGTGGGAGGTCGATTTCGCCACCCGGCTCCAGGAAGAGGCGGTGTGGAAGATGGTCGCGTTCGTCCTGGAGGCCGCGGTGTTCGCGCTCATCGGACTGCAACTGCCGATCGTCATTGGAGGACTCGGGGAGTACGCGGGCGCCGAGGCCGCCTGGTACGCGCTGGCCGTCTTCGCGGTGGTCGTCGTCGCGCGGTTCGTATGGGTGTACCCGGCGACCTTTCTGCCACCGCTGCTGTCGGCGCGGATCCGGGAACGCGAGGGAAGACCCGGCTGGAAGTCGCCGTTCGTCATCGCATGGGCCGGCATGCGCGGCGTGGTCTCGCTGGCCATCGCCTTCTCGATCCCGCTCACCGCCGGCGGCGCCGACTTCCCGCAGCGCAACCTGCTGCTCTTCCTGACCTTCACCACGGTCATCGGCACGCTGGTGGTGCAGGGGCTGACGCTGCCCCCGCTGATCCATCTGCTGAAGATCCCCAAACGCGACATCCAGGCCGAGACCCTCGCGGAGGCCAACGCCCAGGCGCAGGCTTCGCGGGTCGCCGAGCAGCGGCTGGACGAGCTCCTGTCCGACGAGCGCAACGCTCTTCCGGCCCCGCTCGCCGACCGTCTGCGCACCGTCCTGGAGCGCCGGCGCAACGCCGTCTGGGAACGTCTGGGCCAGGCCAACCCGGTCACCGGGGAGTCCGTGGACGACACCTACCGGCGGCTGTCACGGGAGATGATCAGCGCGGAACGTGACGTGTTCGTCAGACTCCGCGACGCCCGCTACCTCGACGACGAGATGCTGCGTACCTTGCTGCGGCGGCTGGACCTGGAGGAGGCGGCGGTGTATCGGGAGACGGCATAGAACGGCCCCCCGGTGCTCATGGGAAGGGGAACCTGGTGACGGCGGCGACGACCGTGCTTTTGCCCGGAAACGCACTCTCTTCGACCAGGGCGACAAGGACATACGGCATCTTGGCCATATGGGCACGTTCAACGGGTATGCCGTGGCGGTGTTCGAAGTCCTGGGCGAACTCCTCGAGGGGTCTCCCCTGTTTGTGGACATCTCCTGAAGATCGGATTGCGTGGTCCGAGAAGGAGGTGTCCAGGTGGATGCCGCCCGATATCCCGAGGAGTTCGAGCGGGACGCGGTCGAGCTCGGCGAATCCATCCCTCTGCCGAAACACCGGACCGCGGAGCGGACCCAGGGCGCCACGAGGCGCTCTGTTTGCATCCCCGGTTCGACCGGGAGGAACTCGGAAGAAGGTTCCTGGGCCGAATGACTTAGAGCTTGTCTCATGTGGTGAGTTTCGCGAGCTTCTTGTAGCAGGTCAGGGCCGCTGCGAGTCCGAGGAAGGCCAGGGAGTGGCTGCCCTTGCGCTCGTATCGGACGGTCAGGCGGCGGTAGCCGAAGAGCCAGGAGATCGACCGTTCGATCTTCCAGCGGTGCCGGCCGAGACGCTCGCCGGACTCGACGCCGGGCCCGGCGATGCGCGGGACGATGCCCCGCTCGCGCAGCCGCTTCAGCCTCTCGGCGCAGTGGTACGCCTTGCCGACGCGGAGCCGGCCGGGGTGGCGCCTGCGCGGGCCGCGCCTCGAGCGGATGGCGGGTATGCCCAGGACCAGCAGCAGCGCCTGGCTGTCGTGGGCGTTCGCGCCGGAGACGCCGAGAGCGAGGGGTAGGCCCTGCGCGTCGGACAGGACATGGAGTTTGCTGCCCTTCTTGCCCCGGTCGACCGGATTGCGCCCGGTCGGCGATCCCCCTTTTTCGCGCGGACCGAGGCCGCGTCCACGATGACCGAGGTCCGGTCCACCTCGCCGCGGGCTCCGAGTTCGTCCAGGACGGCCCGATGCAGCCGCCACAGCCCGTCCTTGGTCCATGCGGAGAACCGGCGGTGCGCGGTGGCCGGCGAGACACCGAATGTCTCCGGCAGATGGCGCCAGGCACAGCCGCTGGTCAGTACGTACACCACAGCCGTGAACACCGCTCGCTCATCGACCGGGGCCGTGCCTCCACCCTGCGGACGGGAAGTGAACGAAGGCAACAACGGTGCGACGAGCGACCAGAGTTCGTCAGGAACCAACCGCTGCGACAAACCAACAACCATGGCAAAGCATCATGCCGCATTCACCTAACGCCACGTGAGACACCCTCTTAGCCCCCACGCTGTCGCGGTGGACACTTCCTTGTCCGCATCAGAGTTCGAGACCCTACCCCTCAGCTCCGTGGCCGACGCGACGACCGGCAAGCAAGACTTCGAACTACTCGCCGGGCTCCCAGACGTCTTCGCCGACGACCGCGACGAAATCGCGGTCAAAGTCTTCCGCCTGCACGCCTATAAGGGCGGCCAGACCAGTCTCCAGCTCCTTCGGCTGAGCACGGAAGTGCGCCATATGCTGACCGTCCTTGCAGCCCGCGAGTCGGTGCCCTCCCCCACGTGCGGAGAAATCTTCCGCAAGGCGGACGAGCCGACCTGCCGCAGTAGGCAAGGAGATTGCCACTCAGGGCCGTTGGCGCCAGCAATACAACGCAGCCTGACGGACTGTCTACTGCTCAGACTGCCGTCCGCGACCAGCGTGAGCACCCCGAGAACCGGTCACACCAGCCCTTTGGCCTGCGTCTTCAAGTTGGCGGAGGCTTCGTGTGGAACATGCCTTCGCTCACACCGAGCCCTGCAAGGTCCTCCGCGACTGCCGGCAACGCGGGCGATAGCCTCCACTACGTGGTCCAGGCCGTCGCCCGCATGCACAACCTCGCCCTCGCCGCATGAGCGGACAGTCGGGCCGCCCACTTCAGGCTGCCCGATCACAGCCTTCTGCGGCACGCTTCGGGTGGGTTTCGTCCGAGGTCAGTGGCCCCTGCGCACTCGGGCCGCCGCCCGGGCCTCCGCCGCCTTGCGGGCCTCGGCGGCCTTGCGGGACTCCTTGACGGGACGGCTCGGACGGCTGCCGAGGCCGCGGAAGGGCGCGTTGCCGCTGTTGGCCTTCGTCCCGGCCGGCGGGCGCTTCGCACCGGTGATGGCGGTCAGCGTCGCCTCGCCGGAGCGCACCGGGGTGACGGTCGGCCGGACACCGGCATCGGACATCATCCGGTTCACCTCGCGCCGCTGGGCGGGAGTGACCAGGGTGACCACGGTCCCGGACTGTCCGGCCCGCGCTGTGCGCCCGCCGCGGTGCAGGTAGTCCTTGGGGTCGGCCGGCGGATCGACGTTGACGACGAGGTCGAGCGCGTCGATGTGAATACCCCGTGCCGCGACGTTGGTGGCCACCAGCACGGTGATGTCACCGTCCGCGAACCGGGCGAGCGTGTGCGTGCGCTGCGGCTGCGACTTGCCGCTGTGCAGGGCACCGGCCCGCACACCGCCGGCCCGCAGATGACGTGTGAACTGGTCGACGCCCGCCTTGGTGTCCAGGAACATCAGCACCCGGCCGTCCCGAGCGGCGATCTCGGTCGCCGTGGCGTACTTGTCGGCAGGATGAACGGTCAGGACGTGATGGTCCATCGTGCTCACCGAGCCGGCCCCGGGGTCGACCGACGCGTGGACCGGGTCGTTCAGATGACTCCGCACCAGCTGCTCGACGTGGCGGTCGAGCGTGGCCGAGAACAGAAGCCGCTGCCCGTCGGAGGGGACCTGTTCCAGGATGTCCGAGACCTGCGGCAGAAACCCCAGGTCGCACATCTGGTCCGCCTCGTCCAACACCGTGATCCGAACGTGGTTCAGATGACAGTCCCGGCGCGACACGAGGTCGGCCAGCCGCCCCGGCGTCGCGACGACCACATCGGCGCCGCTCCGCAGCTCCGCCACCTGCCGGTTGATCGACAGCCCGCCGACCACTGTCGCCAGCCGTACGTTCAGCGTCCGCGCGTACGGCACCAGGGCGTCGCTCACCTGCTGGGCGAGCTCCCGGGTCGGCACCAGGACCAGCGCGAGGGGCCGCTTCGCCTCCGCCCGTCGGCCCGCCGTCCGGACGAGCAGAGCGAGCCCGAAGGCCAGCGTCTTGCCGGACCCTGTGCGCGCCCGTCCGAGGACGTCGCGACCGGCCAGCGCGTCGGGCAGCGTCGCCGCCTGGATGGGGAACGGTTTCGTCACCCCGAGCCCTCCCAATGTCTTCACCAGCTCCGGCGGCAGCCCGAACGCGTCGAAGGACGCGGCCGGGATCACCTCCGGCGACACTGTCACTCGCGGGGACGTGCCACCCCTGGAGAGTCCGGAGGCCGACGGCTTCGCGTTCATGAGGCACCTTCCTGATCTGGCGCCCGGAACGCACCGGGGTCCGTACCGTTCGGTACGGACCCCGGTGTAATGAAGCGCGGGCACAGTTTATCAGCGGCCCGGTAGGGCCCTCATCCCTGATCTTGGACACTCGAGACGCTGGATCCTGAGAATCCGGGAACGGACATGTCGTGGCCATGAAGCGCTGTCCGCCGGAGTTCGAGGCGGGCGCGGTCACGCTGTACGAGTCGCGGCCCGAGGCGGCGATCAAGCAGATCGCCGTCGGCCTGGGGAACGACACAATGAAAGACATGGCATCGAGCCCTGCCTGCGCTCCAGGTCCTCGACCGAGGTGGTTCAGAGCCCCATACGGGTGAACGTCATATGCGCGACTCCGCTGGGCGAGGAGGCGGCCTCGACCTCGTAGTTCTTCTCCAGGCCTTCCAGTCCGTCCCAGAGGCGTACGCCTCTGCCGAGCAGAATCGGGACCACCACGATGTGCATGTGGTCGACGAGCCCGGCGGCAAGGAAGTCGCGGATCACGGTGGGCCCCCCGCCGATGCGTACGTCCTGGCCCCCCGCAGCCTCGCGGGCCGTTTCGAGCGCCTTCGCAGGCGAAGCGTCGAGGAAGTGGAATGTCGTGCCACCCTCCATCTCGATCGACGGACGCGGGTGATGGGTGAGGATGAAGGTCGGTGTGTGGAACGGCGGGTTGGGCCCCCACCATCCCTCCCACTTCGGGTCCTCTTGCCATCCGGGGTGGCCGAACTTCCCGGCGCCCATGATCTCGGCGCCGATCCCGGGCGTGAACTGCCGCGTGAAGGCGTCGTCGAGGCCGCCGGTCCCGCCGGGCCGGCCGATCATCTTGTGCCACCACCGGGTGGCGAACATCCACTCGTGCAGTCTTTCGGCGGCGTGGCCGAACGGTGCGTCATGGCTCTGCCCCTCACCGGTGCCGAAGCCGTCGAGCGAGACGGAGAAGTTGTGGACGCGGACGAGTGACATGGCTGGCGACTCCTGGGAACGTATGAGGCGGGCGATGGCGTCACGGGCTTCCTTCAGCTTCATGTTCCTCACCGCCTTCAGCAACGGCAGCCCGTACACAGGTGTCGCGGCATTCGACCGTGCTGCGTTGCTTGTACCACTCTTCAGTGAGGCATTGGGGCCGTCCGCCGCGTGGGCCTTTACGCAAGCGGGCGGCCTGGCTGTCGGCCTTCTCCGGGCAGGACGCCGAACAGGCTCCGGTGGTTCGGTCGATTTTCCTTGAGCCTGGACAGCGGGTGGTTGGTCGACATCGAGAAGCGGCGTCGAACGTGTCCGGCCCGTACCGCAGGGGTGGGCCGGCGAGCTGAGGACTCCCGCCGAATCGCAGTATGTCCCTGCGCGGGTGGGCGGGCACCGCGATCAGCTGCGACGGGAGGGGGCCGGCTGCGTCAGGCGCACTCGGATGCGGCGTAGGGCGGCTGAGATGCCGCATGCTTT
Coding sequences within it:
- a CDS encoding helix-turn-helix domain-containing protein; this encodes MVRLPLTPAEIERGQRLGALLRRARGERSMLDTALAARVSPETLRKIETGRVATPAFPTVAAIADVLGLSLDAVWAEISRPESGVGPTDSGHHARGRLAS
- the map gene encoding type I methionyl aminopeptidase codes for the protein MIEILNPTLLARARDTGALVADILQTLKSRSAIGTNLLDVDRWAKAMIVEAGATSCYVDYEPSFGRGPFGHYICTAVNDAVLHGRPHDYTLADGDLLTLDLAVSQGGVAADAAISFIVGDAKPPESVAMISATERALAAGIAAAGPGARIGDISHAIGTVLSGAGYPINTEFGGHGIGSTMHQDPHVSNTGRPSRGYKLRPGLLLALEPWAMADTAELVVDADGWTLRSATGCRTAHSEHTIAITDDGAEILTLPKQAQP
- a CDS encoding UBP-type zinc finger domain-containing protein; amino-acid sequence: MKQCTHADALPLPEPVPLTETCPECLRDGTDPVQLRLCLSCGHVGCCDSSLGRHATGHHRETGHPVMRTHEPGENWRWCFVDHVLV
- a CDS encoding Na+/H+ antiporter; the encoded protein is MDVMPLLLLVAGSAAISAAARRTPVPAPLLVVAAGLAVSYVPGVPVYTLDPHIVLPLILPPLLHTAATDSSYLGLRAQLRPVALLSVGYVLFATFVVGWALYLLVPGLSLTAALVFGAVVAPPDAVAATAVARRVGLPSRITTILQGESLLNDATAITAFRVAVAAAVGEGATWAGGIGEFLLAAFGGLAFGLVLMVPLHWLRTHVKEALLQNTLSLLIPFVAYAAAEQVHASGVIAVVVVALFLGHRAWEVDFATRLQEEAVWKMVAFVLEAAVFALIGLQLPIVIGGLGEYAGAEAAWYALAVFAVVVVARFVWVYPATFLPPLLSARIREREGRPGWKSPFVIAWAGMRGVVSLAIAFSIPLTAGGADFPQRNLLLFLTFTTVIGTLVVQGLTLPPLIHLLKIPKRDIQAETLAEANAQAQASRVAEQRLDELLSDERNALPAPLADRLRTVLERRRNAVWERLGQANPVTGESVDDTYRRLSREMISAERDVFVRLRDARYLDDEMLRTLLRRLDLEEAAVYRETA
- a CDS encoding IS5 family transposase (programmed frameshift), with the protein product MVVGLSQRLVPDELWSLVAPLLPSFTSRPQGGGTAPVDERAVFTAVVYVLTSGCAWRHLPETFGVSPATAHRRFSAWTKDGLWRLHRAVLDELGARGEVDRTSVIVDAASVRAKKGGSPTGRNPVDRGKKGSKLHVLSDAQGLPLALGVSGANAHDSQALLLVLGIPAIRSRRGPRRRHPGRLRVGKAYHCAERLKRLRERGIVPRIAGPGVESGERLGRHRWKIERSISWLFGYRRLTVRYERKGSHSLAFLGLAAALTCYKKLAKLTT
- a CDS encoding DEAD/DEAH box helicase, with the translated sequence MNAKPSASGLSRGGTSPRVTVSPEVIPAASFDAFGLPPELVKTLGGLGVTKPFPIQAATLPDALAGRDVLGRARTGSGKTLAFGLALLVRTAGRRAEAKRPLALVLVPTRELAQQVSDALVPYARTLNVRLATVVGGLSINRQVAELRSGADVVVATPGRLADLVSRRDCHLNHVRITVLDEADQMCDLGFLPQVSDILEQVPSDGQRLLFSATLDRHVEQLVRSHLNDPVHASVDPGAGSVSTMDHHVLTVHPADKYATATEIAARDGRVLMFLDTKAGVDQFTRHLRAGGVRAGALHSGKSQPQRTHTLARFADGDITVLVATNVAARGIHIDALDLVVNVDPPADPKDYLHRGGRTARAGQSGTVVTLVTPAQRREVNRMMSDAGVRPTVTPVRSGEATLTAITGAKRPPAGTKANSGNAPFRGLGSRPSRPVKESRKAAEARKAAEARAAARVRRGH
- a CDS encoding dihydrofolate reductase family protein; translated protein: MSLVRVHNFSVSLDGFGTGEGQSHDAPFGHAAERLHEWMFATRWWHKMIGRPGGTGGLDDAFTRQFTPGIGAEIMGAGKFGHPGWQEDPKWEGWWGPNPPFHTPTFILTHHPRPSIEMEGGTTFHFLDASPAKALETAREAAGGQDVRIGGGPTVIRDFLAAGLVDHMHIVVVPILLGRGVRLWDGLEGLEKNYEVEAASSPSGVAHMTFTRMGL